The DNA segment CCCTCGAACATGAGTGAGGTCTAAGCCTTTGTAGGCGATGGATTGAATGCCTTCGTTCAAAACCGGCAACCCATACGAGCTTCCGTAGACCTCGCGGATACCCTGTGAATGGCCCTGAATTTGGTCCATAACGGCACTATCCACTCGGCTATCGCGACAGGCTTGCTCGAATGAATGCCGCAGAGAATGCCAAACCTTCTTTTCTGCCTTGATCCCCGCCTTTGAGAGCAGTTTGTTGAACAACTTCGAGGCATGGCGGTGACGCTGGTTGGCAGGTCCGATCCCGATATCGGGAAATAACCGTTGTCCGGGCTGCACAGACTGAACAAATTTAACAAATCCGAGTTCAATCAATTTCGCATGGACCGGGATTTTACGAGCGGCAAACATCGTCTTGAGCGTCTTCCCGACAAAGCTGCCGTCCGTGTCGTCAGCATTAACATCCAGAAACCAAATCCCACCCTCTAACCGAACGTCCTCGCGAAACAGTTGTACGGCTTCCATCAACCTCGTCCCTGCATACAACGATAGAAGAGGTACCCAGAAGCGCCCTGTGGCTTGCATGGGCACATCCCCCTTCACGAACCACTCCCGCGCGCTCTTTACCCCAGTGAAGACCGGGCTGTGAAAGAGCTTCTGTAATTCGAGGATGCTGAAGCCGTGCCTTTTATCGCGCCGGTCGCCGGCGCTCCCGAGTTTTGGTATCATCGGCTGAACAATGTTCTTCAGATTTATGTCGAATTCAGCGCGAGCCCACCCAAACACTAAGTTCATCGCCGTCATCACCTGCCGAACGCTTTCGACCGATAGACCTTTGGACGAGCCGTCTATTTTTGCACGAGCAGCAATCTCTAATTTGGAGAGCCCCTTTAACTCGGACCGACCATGGGCCTGAGGAGGCAGCTCAAATAACGTAGACTTTAGCAACCTGATGTCTGACTGAACGTATTGATTGAGTGGCTTGTCACCACAGATAGCAATGACCTGCTTAATCTGGTTCGCGCGTGCCGACTGAGTTTTCGCGCTCCATCCCTTGGATTTCGCAAGCGATTCAAAGCATTCGACTGCGATCACTGAGAGCAATGGCAGCTCTGTTTCCCTCGCCGTCGCCTCAGGAGCTTTCGAACTTCGCACGTCTGATGAGGATTGGCGCAGCGACATGCCTGAACAAGGGCCACTGAACTCTCGTAGCCAAGCGGTGATCATGGTCCGCTCGCAATCATACAACATACCTATCGCAGCAGTCGGATCGGCATCTGCAAGATCGAAATGATCGTACGCTCGTTGCCAGCGCGATAGGTCGCGAACGGCATAAGCGCGCTCAACAGATGCGAGGCGATGCTCAAGTCGCTGCCGATGCTCGACAAAGAGAGTGTCGATGATTTCCTCTCGTTGAGCGCCCCCTGAACCAAACGCTCTCAGCGCGAGCGCCCTTTCATCGTCTTCCTTCGATTGAAGAAGACAGCGGAACTCGTCGCGCGCCCGTAGCATCATTTCTGAACTAACAGGGATCGTTGGATTTCGTCGCCATCCGGAAGTCGCATCAACCAGTTGATTGAAATGCTTAGCCCTTATCAGGGCGAACGCGTGGTCCACCTCAACGATCACAGCAGACAGCAGCCGAAGTGCCGTCCGCAAGTCGCGCGTTCTCAGTGATCGTTGCTCGATTTGCTTGCCATAGAAAGATCGTATCTCGGCAGGAACTTTGACCCGGTGATAGTAGATACCGTTGGGATGACGATAGAGTCGATAGCGGTCAGCCATAGTCGGCAACTCGATTTTCACACCGGTGTCAAAGTCGGTGTCAAAGTTTCAGTCGAGAGCCAAAAATGTTGAAAATCAATGAGATATAAGAGCGATCCACGACGACCGATGGATGTTTACGATCCTGGGCGCCTACAAACGTAGGTGGGCGCCGTGTGTCCAGGCCCACGAGCCTGGTCAGGGACAGCTCCCTTTGGATCGAGTATGGCCCCAGGGATTGTGGTTCCTGTCGGGAAGCGCAGACCGCAAGTCCTATATAAAGAGAATTCTCGCCTTGCACCAGAGGGTGCTACGGTGCAGTCCCGAGAAATAAAAGAACGCCTCAGTTCGGCTCGGCGCCTGGGCGAACCGTCAGCTTCTCGGTGATGCCGCGAATGCGCGTCGTCACTTCGTCGATGACGGTTGCGAGCGTCTCTTCGCTGCGGGCATTGGCCGCAAGCACGGTGTCACGGTTGTTGCGCAAGTTTTCGAGCTCGGCCTCCAGCCCCGAAACGCGACGTGTCAGCTCCGCCACCTCGTCCATGATCATGATGCCGGCCATGACGGTGACGCGCAGATCGCCGATTTCGCCGAACTGGCTCTTCAGATGCATGACATAGCGGTCGAAGCGGGTGGCGAGATCCGTCAGATGCTCTTCCTGCCCCTCTTCGCAGGCCATGCGATAGGCCTTGCCATCGATC comes from the Rhizobium sp. NXC24 genome and includes:
- a CDS encoding site-specific integrase encodes the protein MADRYRLYRHPNGIYYHRVKVPAEIRSFYGKQIEQRSLRTRDLRTALRLLSAVIVEVDHAFALIRAKHFNQLVDATSGWRRNPTIPVSSEMMLRARDEFRCLLQSKEDDERALALRAFGSGGAQREEIIDTLFVEHRQRLEHRLASVERAYAVRDLSRWQRAYDHFDLADADPTAAIGMLYDCERTMITAWLREFSGPCSGMSLRQSSSDVRSSKAPEATARETELPLLSVIAVECFESLAKSKGWSAKTQSARANQIKQVIAICGDKPLNQYVQSDIRLLKSTLFELPPQAHGRSELKGLSKLEIAARAKIDGSSKGLSVESVRQVMTAMNLVFGWARAEFDINLKNIVQPMIPKLGSAGDRRDKRHGFSILELQKLFHSPVFTGVKSAREWFVKGDVPMQATGRFWVPLLSLYAGTRLMEAVQLFREDVRLEGGIWFLDVNADDTDGSFVGKTLKTMFAARKIPVHAKLIELGFVKFVQSVQPGQRLFPDIGIGPANQRHRHASKLFNKLLSKAGIKAEKKVWHSLRHSFEQACRDSRVDSAVMDQIQGHSQGIREVYGSSYGLPVLNEGIQSIAYKGLDLTHVRGFPS
- a CDS encoding cell division protein ZapA; translation: MAQVTVTIDGKAYRMACEEGQEEHLTDLATRFDRYVMHLKSQFGEIGDLRVTVMAGIMIMDEVAELTRRVSGLEAELENLRNNRDTVLAANARSEETLATVIDEVTTRIRGITEKLTVRPGAEPN